One Hydrogenophaga crassostreae genomic region harbors:
- the hemL gene encoding glutamate-1-semialdehyde 2,1-aminomutase has protein sequence MTDRNQELFDRAKALIPGGVNSPVRAFKAVGGTPRFVQRAQGAYFWDANGQKYIDYIGSWGPMILGHGHPAVLEAVQKAALEGFSFGAPTEREVELAEEIIKLVPSIDMVRLVSSGTEAGMSAIRLARGATGRKKIIKFEGCYHGHADALLVKAGSGLATFGAATSAGVPPEVVQHTLVLEYNNVEQIEAAFAEHGADVACLIIEPIAGNMNFVRASVPFMKRCRELCTEHGALFAFDEVMTGFRVALGCAQSVYAKLIPGFEPDMTIMGKVIGGGMPLAAFGAKRAVMEQLAPLGAVYQAGTLSGNPIATACGLATLKEIQKPGFFEALSATTRSLVDGLTAAAKAEGVPFCGDSQGGMFGVFLFDELPQNYAKVMTTENARFNKLFHGLLDRGVYIAPALYEAGFVSSAHTAQDIADTVAAAKEVFKTL, from the coding sequence ATGACCGACCGCAACCAAGAACTCTTCGACCGCGCAAAAGCCCTGATTCCCGGAGGTGTCAACTCCCCTGTGCGCGCCTTCAAGGCCGTAGGCGGAACGCCGCGCTTCGTGCAACGCGCCCAAGGCGCGTACTTCTGGGATGCCAACGGCCAAAAGTACATCGACTACATCGGCTCCTGGGGCCCGATGATCCTGGGTCATGGCCACCCCGCCGTGCTGGAAGCGGTGCAAAAAGCCGCGCTGGAGGGATTCTCTTTCGGCGCACCGACCGAGCGCGAAGTGGAGCTCGCCGAAGAAATCATCAAGCTGGTGCCCAGCATCGACATGGTGCGACTTGTCAGTTCGGGCACCGAAGCAGGCATGAGCGCCATCCGACTGGCGCGTGGCGCCACAGGTCGCAAAAAGATCATCAAGTTTGAAGGCTGCTACCACGGCCATGCCGATGCCCTGCTGGTGAAGGCTGGCTCCGGCCTGGCCACGTTTGGTGCCGCCACCAGCGCTGGCGTGCCGCCCGAGGTGGTTCAACACACCCTGGTTCTGGAGTACAACAACGTTGAACAGATCGAAGCCGCATTCGCCGAACACGGGGCCGACGTGGCCTGCCTGATCATCGAGCCCATCGCCGGCAACATGAACTTCGTGCGCGCCTCGGTGCCCTTCATGAAACGCTGCCGCGAGCTGTGTACCGAACACGGCGCCCTGTTTGCTTTTGACGAAGTGATGACCGGATTCCGCGTGGCCCTGGGCTGTGCACAAAGCGTGTACGCCAAACTGATCCCCGGTTTCGAGCCCGACATGACCATCATGGGCAAAGTCATCGGTGGTGGCATGCCCCTGGCCGCCTTCGGGGCCAAGCGGGCAGTGATGGAGCAGCTCGCGCCTTTGGGGGCGGTCTACCAGGCGGGCACGTTGAGCGGCAACCCGATTGCCACCGCTTGTGGTCTGGCCACGCTGAAAGAAATCCAGAAGCCAGGCTTCTTCGAGGCGCTCTCGGCCACCACACGTTCACTGGTGGACGGCTTGACCGCCGCCGCCAAGGCAGAAGGCGTGCCCTTTTGCGGTGACAGCCAGGGCGGCATGTTCGGCGTGTTCCTTTTTGATGAACTGCCGCAGAACTACGCCAAGGTCATGACCACCGAAAACGCACGTTTCAACAAACTTTTCCACGGCCTGCTGGACCGCGGTGTCTACATCGCACCAGCGCTGTACGAAGCCGGCTTCGTGAGCTCAGCCCACACGGCGCAAGACATCGCCGACACAGTGGCCGCCGCCAAAGAAGTCTTCAAGACCCTGTAA
- the purH gene encoding bifunctional phosphoribosylaminoimidazolecarboxamide formyltransferase/IMP cyclohydrolase produces MRALISVSDKTGIVELAQTLHGLGVSLISTGGTAKLLAEKGLPVTEVAEVTAFPEMLDGRVKTLHPKVHGGLLARRDVPEHMAALKTHGIDTIDLLIVNLYPFEATVAKPGCTLEDAIENIDIGGPAMVRSAAKNWKDVAVLTDAAQYPAVIDELKASGKLSDKTRFALSVAAFNRISQYDGAISDYLSSIEFEAGVSVPKMSAFPGQANGRFIKLQDLRYGENPHQAAAFYRDLYPAPGSLVTAKQLQGKELSYNNIADADAAWECVKCFDVPACVIVKHANPCGVAMGKDALESYSKAFQTDPTSAFGGIIAFNRPVDKAAAEAVSKQFVEVLMAPAYSEEALAIFKAKANVRVLEIALPKGGATAWDKGLNASDTKRVGSGMLIQSADNHVLNRADLKVVTKLQPTEQQLEDLLFAWKVAKFVKSNAIVFCKDGMTMGVGAGQMSRLDSARIASIKAGHANLTLQGTAVASDAFFPFRDGLDVVIDQGATCVIQPGGSMRDQEVIDAADERGVVMVTTGVRHFRH; encoded by the coding sequence ATGCGCGCTCTGATCTCCGTCTCCGACAAAACCGGCATTGTTGAACTCGCTCAAACCCTGCACGGCCTGGGGGTGTCCTTGATCTCTACCGGCGGCACCGCCAAGCTGCTCGCGGAAAAAGGATTGCCGGTGACCGAGGTGGCCGAGGTCACCGCGTTTCCCGAGATGCTCGATGGTCGCGTGAAAACGTTGCACCCCAAGGTTCACGGCGGTCTGCTCGCGCGCCGCGATGTGCCCGAGCACATGGCGGCGTTGAAGACGCATGGCATCGACACCATCGACTTGCTCATCGTCAACCTGTATCCGTTTGAGGCCACCGTGGCCAAGCCCGGCTGCACGCTGGAAGATGCGATCGAAAACATTGACATCGGAGGCCCGGCCATGGTGCGCAGCGCGGCCAAAAACTGGAAAGACGTGGCGGTATTGACCGATGCGGCCCAGTACCCTGCCGTGATCGATGAACTGAAGGCCAGCGGCAAACTGAGCGACAAGACGCGCTTCGCGCTGTCGGTCGCCGCCTTCAACCGCATCAGCCAGTACGACGGCGCGATCAGCGACTACCTCTCCAGCATCGAGTTCGAAGCCGGTGTGAGTGTGCCCAAGATGAGCGCCTTCCCGGGCCAGGCCAACGGCCGTTTCATCAAGCTGCAGGACCTGCGCTATGGCGAAAACCCGCACCAGGCAGCCGCGTTCTACCGCGATCTCTACCCGGCACCTGGCTCGCTGGTCACGGCCAAGCAGTTGCAAGGCAAGGAACTCAGCTACAACAACATTGCCGATGCCGATGCGGCCTGGGAGTGTGTCAAGTGTTTTGACGTACCCGCCTGCGTGATCGTGAAACACGCCAACCCTTGCGGCGTGGCCATGGGCAAAGATGCGCTGGAGAGCTACAGCAAGGCCTTCCAGACCGACCCCACCAGCGCCTTCGGCGGCATCATCGCGTTCAACCGCCCGGTTGACAAAGCCGCGGCCGAAGCGGTGAGCAAGCAGTTTGTCGAAGTGCTGATGGCGCCGGCCTACAGCGAAGAGGCGCTGGCGATTTTCAAGGCCAAGGCCAATGTGCGCGTGCTGGAAATTGCCCTACCAAAGGGCGGTGCTACCGCCTGGGACAAGGGGTTGAACGCCAGCGATACCAAGCGCGTGGGCTCAGGCATGTTGATCCAGAGCGCCGACAACCATGTGCTGAACCGCGCCGATCTGAAAGTGGTCACCAAGCTGCAGCCCACCGAGCAACAACTGGAAGACCTGCTGTTCGCCTGGAAGGTCGCGAAGTTCGTGAAATCCAATGCCATCGTGTTCTGCAAAGACGGCATGACCATGGGCGTGGGCGCGGGGCAGATGAGTCGCCTCGATTCGGCGCGCATCGCCAGCATCAAGGCCGGCCACGCCAACCTGACCCTGCAAGGCACGGCCGTCGCCAGCGATGCCTTCTTTCCCTTCCGCGATGGCCTCGATGTCGTGATCGACCAAGGCGCGACCTGCGTGATCCAGCCGGGTGGCTCCATGCGCGATCAGGAAGTGATCGATGCGGCGGATGAGCGCGGCGTGGTGATGGTGACGACCGGCGTGCGCCACTTCAGACACTGA
- a CDS encoding Fis family transcriptional regulator, which translates to MSKHNNLHDCVRDSLEVYFQDLNGTDPAGLHDMLVKAVEKPLLEVVMQQSQNNQSRAAQWLGLNRNTLRKKLLEHGLIE; encoded by the coding sequence ATGAGCAAGCACAACAACCTGCATGACTGCGTTCGGGACAGTCTGGAAGTCTATTTTCAGGACCTCAACGGCACCGACCCCGCTGGACTGCACGACATGCTGGTCAAAGCGGTGGAAAAACCCTTGCTTGAAGTCGTCATGCAGCAATCACAAAACAACCAGTCGCGTGCAGCCCAATGGCTGGGCCTCAACCGCAACACGCTGCGCAAAAAACTGCTGGAGCACGGGCTCATTGAGTGA
- the dusB gene encoding tRNA dihydrouridine synthase DusB: MQLGPYTLPNALFVAPMAGVTDRPFRKLCKQLGAGYAVSEMVTSRPDLQDSLKTSRRANHDGEAAPIAVQIAGTEAQMMADAARYNIDRGAQIIDINMGCPAKKVCNKWAGSALMQDEALAIGIVEAVVKACAPHGVPVTLKMRTGWCADVRNAPTLALAAESAGVQMLTVHGRTREQGYKGLAEHDTVALIKSRVNIPVVANGDIDSPEAARDVLACTGADAIMIGRAAQGRPWIFREIAHFLATGEHLPAPDLVDVKGWLIEHLHDHYALYGEYTGVRSARKHLGWYARSLPLPVNAFAAFRERINGLTTAEAQLDAVAFHFDQWASMGPTDFTKTEEWKLAA, from the coding sequence ATGCAACTGGGTCCGTACACCCTGCCCAACGCTTTGTTCGTCGCGCCCATGGCCGGCGTGACAGACCGGCCCTTCCGCAAACTGTGCAAACAGTTGGGCGCAGGCTACGCTGTGAGTGAGATGGTGACTTCCCGCCCCGACCTGCAAGACAGCCTGAAGACCTCGCGCCGTGCCAACCACGACGGCGAGGCCGCGCCGATCGCCGTGCAGATTGCGGGTACCGAGGCGCAGATGATGGCCGATGCGGCGCGCTACAACATCGATCGTGGCGCCCAGATCATCGATATCAACATGGGTTGCCCAGCCAAAAAAGTGTGCAACAAGTGGGCCGGTTCGGCTCTGATGCAAGATGAAGCGCTGGCGATTGGCATCGTTGAGGCAGTGGTCAAGGCCTGTGCACCGCACGGTGTGCCCGTGACGTTGAAAATGCGCACCGGCTGGTGCGCCGATGTGCGCAACGCGCCCACGCTGGCGCTGGCCGCTGAAAGCGCTGGTGTGCAAATGCTGACTGTGCATGGCCGCACACGTGAGCAAGGCTACAAAGGTCTTGCAGAGCATGACACCGTGGCGCTGATCAAGAGCCGGGTGAACATCCCCGTGGTGGCCAACGGCGACATTGATTCGCCCGAAGCTGCCCGCGATGTGCTCGCGTGCACGGGTGCCGACGCCATCATGATTGGCCGCGCAGCCCAGGGCCGCCCCTGGATTTTTCGCGAAATCGCGCATTTTCTGGCTACCGGCGAGCACCTGCCTGCCCCTGATTTGGTCGACGTCAAGGGCTGGCTGATCGAGCACCTGCATGACCATTACGCCCTGTATGGCGAGTACACCGGTGTGCGCAGCGCGCGCAAACACCTGGGCTGGTATGCACGCTCCCTGCCATTGCCCGTGAACGCATTTGCTGCGTTCCGCGAGCGCATCAATGGCTTGACCACCGCCGAAGCACAACTCGATGCCGTGGCGTTTCACTTTGATCAATGGGCCAGCATGGGCCCAACCGATTTCACAAAAACAGAAGAATGGAAGCTGGCAGCATGA
- a CDS encoding YqaA family protein encodes MPDWLTSLLHWLAMPEAGLGALFVVAFVSATLLPMGSEAALFGLLKLNPELLWPAIAVATVGNTLGGAVSWWMGAVAHKAVDKARHRATELHALAWLKRFGPRACLMSWLPLIGDPLCAIAGWLKFPFWPCVAYMAIGKLLRYLVLTLALLKVFPGGLPL; translated from the coding sequence ATGCCCGACTGGCTCACTTCCCTGCTGCATTGGCTGGCCATGCCCGAAGCCGGCCTGGGGGCGCTGTTCGTGGTGGCGTTCGTTTCAGCCACCCTGCTGCCCATGGGCTCTGAGGCGGCGCTCTTCGGGCTGCTCAAACTCAACCCCGAGCTCCTGTGGCCGGCCATCGCCGTGGCCACCGTGGGCAATACGCTGGGCGGTGCAGTCTCGTGGTGGATGGGGGCGGTCGCACACAAAGCGGTCGACAAAGCCCGCCACCGCGCCACCGAGTTGCATGCTCTCGCTTGGCTCAAACGTTTTGGCCCCAGGGCCTGTTTGATGTCCTGGTTGCCGTTGATCGGCGATCCGTTGTGTGCCATTGCCGGCTGGTTGAAGTTTCCCTTTTGGCCCTGCGTCGCCTACATGGCCATCGGCAAGCTGCTGCGCTATCTGGTGCTCACCCTTGCGCTGCTGAAGGTGTTCCCTGGGGGACTGCCTTTGTGA
- a CDS encoding MFS transporter — protein MPSNTALPTDPARALWALMVGNVVIGTGVMMVPGALNDISRSLAISIPQAGQLITAAAILMGLGAPLFASIVAGWDRRKLLALSLIWYGVMTGISAFAPNYELLLPLRVLTVISPAIFTPQAAASVGLMVSPEKRGRAITFVFLGWSVASVMGMPLSAWIAGASSWRWAFALVAVSSLIVAAWIWQVMPTGIRPAALTRRAWGQTLGSSAMMLTLSVTLTYSFGQFILFSYFAPYLNQTIGATSGTIALMFLWFGAFGLAGNLGLSHWVDRLGAPRAVLITLALIALSLLLWPLGRHGFWPQALIAVPWALGCFSSNSAQQARLVHQSPELAPASVALNTSAMYGGQAMGAALGGLLIANGHLLRLHEASLGVMLVAMALSVWAAKVQNRS, from the coding sequence ATGCCATCAAACACCGCACTTCCCACCGACCCCGCACGCGCTCTTTGGGCCTTGATGGTTGGCAACGTGGTGATCGGTACCGGCGTGATGATGGTGCCCGGCGCGCTCAACGACATCAGCCGCTCGCTGGCGATCTCCATTCCCCAGGCGGGGCAGCTCATCACGGCGGCAGCAATCTTGATGGGCTTGGGTGCGCCGCTGTTCGCCAGCATCGTGGCGGGCTGGGACCGTCGCAAGTTGTTGGCGCTTTCATTGATCTGGTATGGCGTGATGACGGGTATCAGCGCCTTCGCACCCAACTACGAATTGCTGCTGCCCCTGCGCGTGCTCACCGTGATTTCACCCGCCATCTTCACGCCGCAGGCGGCCGCCAGCGTGGGCCTCATGGTCTCGCCCGAGAAGCGCGGGCGCGCCATCACCTTCGTGTTCCTGGGCTGGTCGGTGGCTTCCGTCATGGGCATGCCGCTATCGGCCTGGATAGCAGGCGCATCGAGCTGGCGCTGGGCATTTGCCCTGGTAGCGGTTTCATCATTGATCGTTGCCGCCTGGATCTGGCAGGTAATGCCCACCGGCATCCGTCCGGCCGCACTCACGCGCCGTGCCTGGGGTCAAACGTTGGGATCGTCCGCCATGATGCTGACCCTGAGCGTGACACTGACCTATTCGTTTGGCCAGTTCATTCTGTTTTCCTATTTCGCGCCCTACCTGAACCAGACCATCGGCGCCACCAGCGGCACGATTGCCTTGATGTTTCTGTGGTTCGGGGCGTTTGGTCTGGCCGGTAACCTGGGCCTTTCGCACTGGGTCGACCGCCTTGGCGCCCCGCGAGCCGTGCTCATCACTTTGGCCCTGATCGCTTTGAGCCTGCTGCTGTGGCCGCTGGGACGCCACGGTTTCTGGCCGCAGGCGCTGATCGCCGTACCCTGGGCATTGGGCTGCTTTTCTTCGAACTCAGCCCAGCAGGCCCGGCTGGTTCACCAGTCACCCGAGTTGGCGCCCGCCAGCGTTGCGCTCAACACCTCTGCCATGTACGGCGGCCAAGCCATGGGCGCTGCGTTGGGCGGCCTGCTGATTGCGAATGGCCATTTGCTGCGACTTCACGAAGCAAGCCTGGGAGTGATGCTGGTGGCGATGGCCCTGAGTGTCTGGGCCGCCAAGGTTCAAAACCGCTCGTAG
- a CDS encoding RNA pseudouridine synthase, with amino-acid sequence MNQAARPEPQRLAKRLANQLPCSRSDAESYIAGGWVRVDGQVVEEPMARVHDAQVVTLDAKAKLESLESVTLIWHKPSGQAMPDASPAPDAWAAGVFTAANRFKGDRSGIRPLKMHFHKLFPAAPLESRDSGLMVFTQNPGVAHKISDTSSQIEHEWQVRVRGEAGLQDDADRRDAIIKSLQKTVFFDGWAMPNAKASWQSELRLRLAIKGAVTGQVPHLCKRAGVQATGIHRMRLGRIGLTGLPEGEWRYLLGYERF; translated from the coding sequence ATGAACCAAGCTGCACGGCCCGAGCCACAGCGCCTGGCCAAGCGGCTGGCGAACCAGTTGCCGTGCTCGCGCAGCGATGCCGAGAGCTACATTGCAGGTGGCTGGGTGCGTGTGGATGGCCAGGTGGTGGAAGAGCCGATGGCCCGCGTGCACGACGCCCAAGTGGTCACGCTCGATGCCAAGGCCAAACTGGAAAGCCTGGAATCGGTCACGCTGATCTGGCACAAACCATCGGGCCAGGCCATGCCCGATGCGTCACCGGCCCCCGATGCGTGGGCGGCTGGCGTCTTCACTGCGGCCAACAGGTTCAAGGGTGACCGTTCGGGCATCCGGCCGCTCAAGATGCATTTCCACAAGCTGTTTCCTGCGGCTCCGCTGGAATCGCGCGACAGCGGGTTGATGGTGTTCACGCAGAACCCGGGCGTGGCCCACAAAATTTCCGATACATCGAGCCAGATCGAACACGAATGGCAGGTGCGCGTGCGCGGCGAAGCCGGTCTGCAAGACGATGCCGACCGGCGCGACGCGATCATCAAGTCACTGCAAAAAACCGTGTTCTTCGATGGCTGGGCCATGCCCAATGCGAAAGCCAGCTGGCAGAGTGAACTGCGGCTGCGCCTGGCGATCAAGGGCGCAGTGACAGGGCAGGTGCCCCACCTGTGCAAGCGGGCAGGTGTGCAGGCGACAGGCATACACCGCATGCGCCTGGGCCGTATTGGCCTGACCGGCTTGCCCGAAGGCGAGTGGCGCTACCTCCTCGGCTACGAGCGGTTTTGA
- the ychF gene encoding redox-regulated ATPase YchF, with protein sequence MSLQCGIVGLPNVGKSTLFNALTKAGIAAENYPFCTIEPNTGVVEVPDTRLTHLAAIVEPERVVPAIVEFVDIAGLVAGASTGEGLGNKFLAHIRETDAIVNVVRCFEDDNVIHVANKIDPIADIEVIQTELCLADLAAVEKALHRVQKTARSGDKESIKQVAILEKCQTALNDTQPVRTIDFSKDELIQLKQFFLITAKPAMFVANVSEDGFENNPMLDRLKAFAEKQNAPVVAICAKIEAELSEMDDADRMEFLKELGQDEPGLNRLIRAAYQLLGLQTYFTAGVKEVRAWTIHKGDTGPQAAGVIHTDFEKGYIRAQTIAFDDFITYKGEQGAKDAGKMRAEGKEYVVKDGDVMNFLFSS encoded by the coding sequence CCAACGTCGGCAAGTCCACCCTTTTCAACGCGCTGACCAAAGCGGGCATCGCGGCCGAAAACTACCCTTTCTGCACCATCGAACCCAATACGGGTGTGGTGGAAGTCCCCGATACACGCCTGACCCATCTGGCTGCCATCGTTGAGCCCGAGCGTGTGGTGCCGGCCATTGTTGAGTTCGTGGATATCGCTGGTCTGGTGGCCGGTGCGAGCACCGGTGAAGGCCTGGGCAACAAGTTTCTGGCCCACATCCGCGAAACCGATGCGATCGTCAACGTGGTGCGCTGCTTTGAAGACGACAACGTGATCCACGTGGCCAACAAGATTGACCCGATCGCTGACATTGAAGTGATCCAGACCGAACTCTGCCTGGCCGATCTCGCCGCCGTGGAAAAGGCGCTGCACCGCGTGCAGAAAACCGCGCGCTCGGGTGACAAGGAGTCGATCAAGCAAGTGGCGATTCTGGAAAAGTGCCAGACAGCGTTGAACGATACCCAGCCGGTGCGCACCATCGACTTCAGCAAAGACGAGCTGATTCAGCTCAAACAGTTTTTCCTGATCACGGCCAAGCCGGCGATGTTCGTGGCCAACGTGTCGGAAGACGGCTTCGAAAACAACCCCATGCTCGACCGCCTGAAAGCTTTTGCCGAGAAGCAGAACGCGCCGGTGGTGGCCATTTGCGCCAAGATCGAAGCCGAGCTGTCCGAGATGGACGATGCCGATCGCATGGAATTCCTCAAGGAGCTGGGCCAGGACGAGCCGGGCCTGAACCGCCTGATCCGTGCGGCCTACCAGTTGTTGGGCTTGCAAACCTATTTCACCGCTGGTGTGAAAGAGGTGCGTGCCTGGACCATCCACAAGGGTGACACCGGTCCGCAGGCCGCTGGCGTGATCCACACAGATTTCGAGAAGGGCTACATCCGCGCGCAGACCATCGCGTTTGACGACTTCATCACCTACAAAGGCGAACAGGGCGCCAAAGACGCGGGCAAGATGCGCGCAGAAGGCAAGGAATACGTGGTCAAGGATGGCGACGTGATGAACTTCCTCTTCTCTTCTTAA